The DNA window AATCAAACTCTCCTATGAAAAATCATACCACGAAGCAGGCGCTTATGATATGATTGACAGATTCAAATCGATCAAGTCATACTTCCGCTTGCGTAGGGATGTCAACTACTAGGCAATTTTGAGGCAAGAATGTCAAAGCGTATTGTTATTGCGGATGATGAAGCAGTCATTCGGCTCGACTTAAAAGTGATGCTTGAACAGATGGGGCATTGGGTCGTTGGGGAAGCGGATAATGGCGAAACCGCACTCGATTTGGTGCGAATACACCACCCCGACCTTGTGATAGCCGACATCATGATGCCAAAGAAAAATGGTCTAGAGCTTGCTGAAACCTTGAATAGAGAACGCATCGCCCCCGTTCTCATCTTAACGGCTTATAGCGGTATTGAGATGATCGAAAAGGCAAATGAAGCAGGGGTGTTGGCCTATATCGTCAAGCCGTTCCGCCGCGCTGACCTTGAACCTGCTATCGAGCTTGTTGTTTCGCGCTATCGTGAAGTGTTTGCTCTTGAACAGCAATTAACCAGCGTTCAGGGGCAAATGGAGGCCGAAAAGCTTATTAATCAGGCCAAGAAGATACTGATGAACAAGTTCAATGTTGGGGAACAGG is part of the bacterium genome and encodes:
- a CDS encoding response regulator, which gives rise to MSKRIVIADDEAVIRLDLKVMLEQMGHWVVGEADNGETALDLVRIHHPDLVIADIMMPKKNGLELAETLNRERIAPVLILTAYSGIEMIEKANEAGVLAYIVKPFRRADLEPAIELVVSRYREVFALEQQLTSVQGQMEAEKLINQAKKILMNKFNVGEQEALRRIQAQSLKLNKSSEEVASAIILTNKTLSDS